gtcagtgctgagggagcgccgcactgtggggggtcgGTGCTGAGTTGAACGTCtctggcgggggtgagggggggggggagacgttgTCACTCTCTGTACAAGAGGGTTTCGGTGGTGGACTCCCAGGTGATCTCTCCCACCCCCGCTGCCAGGGCGCCGCACACACACCTCTTGGCCGGTGCTGCGGCGGACGATATCCTCCGGAACAGGTCGTGTGCGGGGCGTGAGGGCGACCAGCGGGTTAGGTACCAACGGTGATAGGTGAGGTGCCAGCTGAGCTGGGCGAAACTGGCCGCCACGATCTTCTGGGAGTACTGGTGGAAGAAAACCACGGAAACCAGCAGGAGGGCGTTCCAGAGGAGCAGAAAGATGGCTGCCAGAAGGTAGATGATGCGGAGGGGGACCCCGGCTGGGAGACGGCACCTCAGGTAGGGCCGGAAGGCGGCCAGCTCCTCCGCCAGGACCAACGAGGCGTAGGTGAGGAGGAAGGACTCGGCGGAGACCCGGTAACCCAGCCAGAGGTGGCCCTCCCGGAGGCAGCCGGCCTGGTCGTTCGGCCCCTCAAGGAGCAGGAGGCCCTGGCCCGTGGGCTGGAAACAGGAACCCGTCACTTCCTCGATCCAGGCGAAGGCGCGGCCACACACCAGGCGCACAGCGGTGCCCACCGACAGCCGGCTGAGGTGGCGCAGGGTGGTGAGGAGGCTGCCCGAGGACAGGTAGGCGAGGAGGAGGATGTACCCGCCCGCGAGGAGGACAGTCCAGGACCAGGCCGACTCGACAAGGCgactgcggggggagagagagagggggaggggggagagagagggggagcggggttagagtgagagagagggggagcggggttagagagagagagagagagagggagcggggttagagagagagagggagcggggttagagagagagagagagagggagcggggttagagagagagagagagagggagcggggttagagagagagagagggagcggggttagagagagagagagggagcggggttagagagagagagagggagcggggttagagagagagagagggagcggggttagagtgagagagagagggagcggggttagagagagagagggagcggggttagagagagagagggagcggggttagagagagagagggagcggggttagagagagagagggagcggggttagagagagagagagggagcggggttagagagagagag
This window of the Mustelus asterias unplaced genomic scaffold, sMusAst1.hap1.1 HAP1_SCAFFOLD_4878, whole genome shotgun sequence genome carries:
- the LOC144491265 gene encoding fat storage-inducing transmembrane protein 1-like produces the protein LSLSPRSRLVESAWSWTVLLAGGYILLLAYLSSGSLLTTLRHLSRLSVGTAVRLVCGRAFAWIEEVTGSCFQPTGQGLLLLEGPNDQAGCLREGHLWLGYRVSAESFLLTYASLVLAEELAAFRPYLRCRLPAGVPLRIIYLLAAIFLLLWNALLLVSVVFFHQYSQKIVAASFAQLSWHLTYHRWYLTRWSPSRPAHDLFRRISSAAAPAKRCVCGALAAGVGEITWESTTETLLYRE